Below is a window of Quercus robur chromosome 6, dhQueRobu3.1, whole genome shotgun sequence DNA.
tttcggataccggtcaatatcgatgtaccgtttcgggtttaccgctattttttatatttataaatatatatatatattataataaatataaaagtttaccataaaacatttcctcaattcaaaactaattattcatggttttaaactttagtatcaattaaatacggaaaaaaaataaaatagaaagcttaaaagttaccattacatactaaaaatacaaataatactaataagttaatgcaaataagttaccattctttcctaacaaaaattcaaaaattacaaaacttaaaaaaaaaaaaaaatttttttttctgtaccggccggtattgcCCGGTATTAGCCGGTACGACCGGTATTTTTACCGGTACGAAACATCCAACCGTACCGGATCaccggccggtacggtatattccggCCGTACCGACCGGTACGGTACGGTATCAACAACACTGCCCAAAACACATGTTTCCAATTCCAAAACCCAATAAATAATAGGGCAAAAACCACTAAataagtaaattaattaattaaaaataaattaattttaggtCAATCCTACTTTATTCTACTTTACTTCTTTCATAATGGAACGGAGCATATAGTGCCAATCACCAAACGTACCTCGGtaaatttgtcatttttcctattttatgaTGCTGTGTAGCTGCATAGTGCGTACGGCAGGCTATAAATGTACACACCATACACAAACTCGAATAATTTGGGTTTACTTTCTTTTGCGCCAAAAGTTTTCGTATTTTGAGCCCCCGCCCCTAAAAGAGCCTGCTATCATTCATTCACTGATTCTCAGTCCCAAAGACCATTTGGGCACATCAGAAAATCTCTCTCTCGGTTTGTGTCcatttctccctctctctctctctctctctctctctctctctctatcattcttcaatttttttcccctattgtGTCCTTGAATCAAAatattttgtgggtttgttgttgCCTGTTGAATTTGTTGTGGATTTATTGGATGGGTTTGGAGAGTGATAAAAAGACCCATTTTTAAACGGAATTTGTTgtattagtaaaatatttgattttttttttagtattgtaATTCTTTCCCAATTTTCCTTTTGATTGAATGCTCAAGGATTAgttatctttttttgtttttttgtttctgtttttgtttttgtttttgttgttgataaatGGGTTAGTTGTCTTGTTGATATGCAATACTATAACATTTGGTGATGTTTTagtttaactttattttttaaaaaataaaagaaagttggTGAAGTTTCTTGTGTGTTTCTGtttgctttgtgtttttgtttttgttccttttgGTAATGCCTTCACTTTCGACATGTTACAATTGATTCCTTGATTTGAAAGCAAAGTGATGTCTGAGTTTTAACTTTTGTGTGGATTACACTTTACTCAGGACAAATATATTCTTCCATTGTTTcacatcatcttttttttcaatgttatAATGTTGATTCTAAATGGACACAGTCCATTGGTTTTGAAATGAGTTacacttttttttgtgtggacacAGTCCATTTGTGTGGattacacttttttatttttattttttgaatggtAAGTAACACAAGCATATAGTGAGTTTCGAATTCATGACCTCACTCCCCATCCATTCCTGTGGGAGGGGGAACGGTCATTTGACTTGAGTTGGAGCCCATTGTCAAAGTTCTGATATGAGCTAGACCTATACTTGCAATTGCAAAGAAAGTGGTTGCAATGTTGTTTTGACTCTTTTgagtttttgatttattttcagaATGGATTGTGTATAACTTACAAGGGAATAGTCTACATTGGCATCTTTGGATTTATTTACTGAAGAAATTAATCATAGACAAGTGATGCTAAGGTTTGGAATTTACTGGAGATGCTTTATGATCTCTATGTGCTTTGTTCTTGCAGATGATTTCACAATCATTATGGCTGCTTCTGTTTTTGGAATGTTTTGTTCTTGGTTCTTTTTCccaaattaaaatgctgacttgAAGTTATAAGTCTTATGTGTTTGTGGTGTAAAGCTTCTTTAGTGGTTTTTCTCCCTATTATTTCCttgatattgaaaattttaagatacACAATTTTGGTCTCTTTGCTTTCCTAAAGTTTCTTACTAAATTCCTGATGTAAAATCAAGTATCTATTAgagaaaaacctttttttttttttttgggtgtgtgttgGATTGTGCTTTTTCTTAATCAATATTATAGTGTGTGAAAGTTAGGGTCTTATTAAGTTCCTACTTAATCAGTGTATTGTAATTGCTACTATCTCAttgaatttgattgtaattGCCTCAtgccttttattctttttcccctttttttctaATTTGCATTGCTGATTATATTTGCAGTGGTTTGAAAGTGTTTGGCAAACACAAGTTGATACTATCAATCCAATTCAAAGTCCGATGGCTGTTTCATCTTCTCTTTTTACAACTTCGTTGCAGGGGAGCATGGTTGCTCCCAAAACATTAAAATGTCACAGAGAGTATATGTGTAGTCCTTCAAATGTCTCCTGCAGACAATCTGGATACACTAAGTCAATGTACCTAGCACATTCGAGGTTATTACCCAGCGGGAAATTATCGAAATGGGAACAAACTGACGGATTCTCTTCAAAGGACAGAATCCAGTGCTGTGCAGTACAAGTTGAAAATGCACCTTCATTTTCGGTAGGGAAGAAGTTTCAGCTTGATGATGTAATTGAAGCTCTACAATTTGATAGGGATATTCTTGGTGCTATATTTGAAGTTGCAAGTGAGATGGAGAAGATTGAAAAGAATTCTCCCGGAAGCCAAATTCTTAAGGGTTATCTTATGGCTACTCTCTTTTATGAGCCTTCCACTAGAACTAGGCTTTCCTTTGAGTCTGCCATGAAAAGGTTAGGTGGGGAAGTTTTGACAACAGAAAATGCACGGGAGTTTTCATCAGCAGCTAAAGGAGAAACACTTGAAGGTAAGTTTTCTCATCTGCTTAACCAGGTTCCTAGTGGTGGATTACtgaaatttagttgtaatttaatTTAGGAGCTTGATTTGTAGATACCATAAGAACCATTGAGGGTTACTCGGATATAATTGTGATGCGGCACTTTGAAAGTGGTGCTGCCAAAAGAGCAGCTGTTACAGCTGGCATTCCTATTATTAATGCCGGGGACGGTCCTGGGCAGCATCCTACACAGGTATGCAAGAACACTGTTCTTAATTACAATATTGAGCTTTTTGTTTGACAGCCTGTAAGTGATCATGTTTGGAGAAAAGAAAGGCGTGtgtaaaaataaacaaaacattgAAGTGATTTtaagagaaataaataatttaacgATAAATCAAGTGCACAAGAAGGATGGAGCAAATTGTGGCCTTCACTGAGAGTTTCCATGTGTCCCATGATCATTGTCCAGTATGCTACTTAGTATCTTCTGTAATGGAGAGGAATCTTAATTTGTTTTGGTCTAGAAACTATTTATACAACACAGGATATTACTGATGAAGCTTTATCATAATTTAGAAAGGGATTAATtataaaaagtgttttttttttttttttttttttttttccaatattaATTAGTCATATATTAGAAGTCATTCCCGTGGCAGATACACGTGAAAGAAACACAGAAATGGTTGACCTTTCAACCCAGTTGTTCTGGTTCAATATTCATACTACATGGACTAATGGACAGTTGAAAACTCTAATTTTTCGCTGTAGGATGAAAAGCTTGGtctgagatttaaaaaaaaaaaaaaaaaaaactctagcaGAACGTATCTTGTGACACTTAGCAGTCTATTTCTTTATAGCTATTCACTTATTTATAATGTGAGTGTTAAGCGGCACCTTGATCACATCTTATATCCAACGCTTGCTGCAAAAGATGGGGTGAGGTGTTCATCTACAAATATCTTCATGGACAAGTAACAATGTTTTAAGACATCTTGGTGTGACATTAATTGTTTGTTCTCTCCTAAAGTGGAGGGGGAGAATAATGTTCTGTATTttcatttgatgatttttttatttataattttgtcatattttaaTTCCTGGTAGTAAGTTTCACACAGTTTAGTTCAAAGATCTATTCTTGCTTTTGTGTACAATTCAGGCTCTCTTGGATGTATATACCATTGAAAGAGAGTTAGGGAAACTAGATGGCATCAAGGTTGGGCTAGTGGGTGATCTTGCCAATGGAAGGACTGTCCGCTCACTTGCTTACTTGCTTGCCAAGTACCAAGATGTAAAGATCTACTTTGTCTCTCCTGATGTGGTAAAAATGAAGGTAAATGTTGATCCAATTGTCCTTGACTTGATATGAATTTAAATGAACATTAATTAGTGAAGAAAATCTCACTACAGTTTCAAGTTTTGTTGATTTAGGCAAATGAGAAGTGGAAAAATTATggaaattttggggttttggtctcaatattttatattttcatatttcagGATGATATAAAAGACTATTTGACATCGAAGGGAGTGGAATGGGAAGAAAGTGCTGACTTAATGGAAGTGGCTTCTAAGTGTGATATAGTGTATCAAACTCgcattcaaaaagaaagatttggAGAGAGAATTGACCAATATGAACAAGCTCGAGGCAAGTACATTGTAGATCAGAATGTCTTGGATGTTATGCAGAAGCATGCTGTGGTCATGCACCCTCTACCAAGGCTTGACGAGGTACCCATGTGATGATTAAGCGATGTAGGTGTGTTCTTCTTTATGAGCGTGAACATTTTTAAGTACTTATGTATTTActggtttatttgtttgttcttATGAATTTTTGCAGATTACTGTGGATGTTGATAGGGATCCAAGGGCTGCTTATTTTAGACAAGCAAAGAATGGACTTTATATACGGATGGCTCTTTTGAAGCTCTTACTTGTCGGGTGGTGAAAATGCCAGtttcaaattttgacttttttttttggaa
It encodes the following:
- the LOC126689071 gene encoding aspartate carbamoyltransferase 3, chloroplastic-like isoform X2, giving the protein MAVSSSLFTTSLQGSMVAPKTLKCHREYMCSPSNVSCRQSGYTKSMYLAHSRLLPSGKLSKWEQTDGFSSKDRIQCCAVQVENAPSFSVGKKFQLDDVIEALQFDRDILGAIFEVASEMEKIEKNSPGSQILKGYLMATLFYEPSTRTRLSFESAMKRLGGEVLTTENAREFSSAAKGETLEDTIRTIEGYSDIIVMRHFESGAAKRAAVTAGIPIINAGDGPGQHPTQALLDVYTIERELGKLDGIKVGLVGDLANGRTVRSLAYLLAKYQDVKIYFVSPDVVKMKDDIKDYLTSKGVEWEESADLMEVASKCDIVYQTRIQKERFGERIDQYEQARGKYIVDQNVLDVMQKHAVVMHPLPRLDEVPM
- the LOC126689071 gene encoding aspartate carbamoyltransferase 2, chloroplastic-like isoform X1; amino-acid sequence: MAVSSSLFTTSLQGSMVAPKTLKCHREYMCSPSNVSCRQSGYTKSMYLAHSRLLPSGKLSKWEQTDGFSSKDRIQCCAVQVENAPSFSVGKKFQLDDVIEALQFDRDILGAIFEVASEMEKIEKNSPGSQILKGYLMATLFYEPSTRTRLSFESAMKRLGGEVLTTENAREFSSAAKGETLEDTIRTIEGYSDIIVMRHFESGAAKRAAVTAGIPIINAGDGPGQHPTQALLDVYTIERELGKLDGIKVGLVGDLANGRTVRSLAYLLAKYQDVKIYFVSPDVVKMKDDIKDYLTSKGVEWEESADLMEVASKCDIVYQTRIQKERFGERIDQYEQARGKYIVDQNVLDVMQKHAVVMHPLPRLDEITVDVDRDPRAAYFRQAKNGLYIRMALLKLLLVGW